From the Mangifera indica cultivar Alphonso chromosome 10, CATAS_Mindica_2.1, whole genome shotgun sequence genome, one window contains:
- the LOC123227978 gene encoding probable LRR receptor-like serine/threonine-protein kinase At3g47570, producing MVAYLSDFGIAKLLGEENSMTQTKTLATIGYMAPEYGREGKVSRQGDVYSYGVMLMETFTKKKPTNEMFTEEMSLRRWVSESLCSTVMQVVDTDLLRRDDEHFSSKEECVSSVLSLALECTRESPLNRITMKEVVTRLIKIKAQLA from the exons ATGGTTGCATATTTGAGTGATTTTGGCATTGCAAAGCTCTTAGGTGAAGAAAACTCCATGACACAAACAAAGACCCTTGCCACCATTGGTTATATGGCACCAG AATACGGGAGAGAAGGAAAGGTATCTAGACAAGGAGATGTGTACAGCTATGGTGTCATGCTAATGGAAACATTTACCAAGAAGAAGCCAACAAATGAAATGTTTACAGAAGAAATGAGCTTAAGGAGGTGGGTTAGTGAATCATTATGCAGCACAGTGATGCAAGTCGTGGACACAGATTTGCTTAGAAGGGATGATGAACATTTCTCAAGCAAGGAAGAATGTGTGTCGTCTGTCTTAAGCTTGGCTTTGGAGTGTACAAGAGAATCACCTCTGAACAGGATTACCATGAAAGAAGTAGTGACAAGACTCATCAAAATCAAAGCCCAACttgcataa